Proteins found in one Leguminivora glycinivorella isolate SPB_JAAS2020 chromosome 4, LegGlyc_1.1, whole genome shotgun sequence genomic segment:
- the LOC125225509 gene encoding pancreatic triacylglycerol lipase-like, with amino-acid sequence MKLVVVLSALVALCAGSAIPVVPGDNSHYVEGESRYIWMPDGEGVPHLVDLQEPVDEDFLRTRNGANNQYWLYTRRNPTNPQVIVNGNANTIWSSNYAASRPLKVIVHGWNSDGNSAINPTIRDAFLAVSDCNVIVVDWRALANGLYATAASGVPGVGQHLGNFLVWLINTAGGNWNNVHLVGFSLGAHVVANAGRQAGGRPVRVTGLDPAGPLWSGNGNAISGNAGTYVECIHTDGGLLGIFNPSGNADFYPNGGRNPQPGCSLSTCSHSRAYDLFASTVHSSHLNGRLCGNINQAQNNQCSGSTLQMGNGNLSKRGNGLYGLSTGANWPF; translated from the exons ATGAAGCTGGTGGTGGTATTATCCGCCCTCGTAGCGC TGTGCGCTGGAAGCGCTATTCCCGTTGTGCCAGGGGATAACAGCCACTACGTCGAGGGTGAGAGCCGCTACATCTGGATGCCTGATGGCGAAGGAGTGCCCCATCTAGTGGACCTGCAAGAACCAGTTGATGAAGATTTCTTGCGCACCAGAAACGGCGCCAACAATCAATACTGGCTGTACACCAG ACGGAATCCCACCAACCCGCAAGTGATTGTCAATGGCAATGCTAACACCATTTGGTCTTCCAACTACGCGGCGAGCCGCCCGCTGAAGGTTATCGTCCACGGCTGGAACAGTGATGGAAACAGCGCCATCAATCCCACAATCCGAGATGCCTTCTTGGCCGTTTCCGATTGCAACGTCATCGTTGTGGACTGGCGTGCTCTGGCCAACGGTCTCTACGCCACCGCCGCCTCTGGCGTTCCCGGTGTTGGACAACACCTTGGAAATTTCCTGGTGTGGCTGATCAATACCGCTGGAGGAAACTGGAACAATGTCCACTTGGTCGGATTCAGTTTGGGAGCTCACGTCGTCGCTAACGCTGGTCGCCAAGCGGGCGGGCGGCCTGTCCGAGTTACTG GTCTTGACCCTGCTGGTCCTCTGTGGAGTGGAAACGGTAACGCCATAAGCGGCAACGCTGGCACCTACGTCGAATGTATCCACACTGACGGCGGTCTCCTCGGCATCTTCAATCCTAGCGGCAACGCTGACTTCTACCCCAACGGTGGCAGGAACCCTCAGCCCGGCTGCTCACTCAGCACTTGCTCCCACAGCCGTGCCTACGACCTGTTCGCCTCCACTGTTCACAGTAGCCATCTGAACGGCCGTCTGTGCGGCAACATCAACCAAGCTCAGAACAACCAGTGTTCGGGAAGCACGTTGCAAATGGGCAACGGTAATCTTTCGAAACGAGG
- the LOC125225776 gene encoding pancreatic triacylglycerol lipase-like — MKLLVVILGIVALCSGTAIPPVPGDNSHYVDGESRYIWMPDGEGTPALVDLHEPVDEELLRTRNGANNAYWLFTRSNPNNPQVIVHGNANTIWASSYNGALPLKVIVHGWNNNGWSPMNPQITAAFLAVTNCNVIVVDWGALANQLYTTAAAGVPSVGQSLGNFIVWLRNTAGGAWNNVHLVGFSLGAHVVGNAGRTARGWPVRVTGLDPALPGWRGNSNALNNRDGVYVETIHTDGDLLGIKDPIGDANFYPNGGKNPQPGCWVSTCSHGRATELFAATVYHNHLVGRQCPNIWEAELSTCFGASFHMGNGDWNKRGSGIYHVFTGANWPF, encoded by the exons ATGAAGTTGCTGGTGGTAATTCTTGGCATAGTTGCAT TGTGCTCCGGGACTGCCATCCCACCGGTGCCGGGAGACAATAGCCACTATGTGGATGGCGAGAGTCGCTACATCTGGATGCCGGATGGTGAAGGCACGCCCGCGCTTGTAGACCTGCATGAGCCTGTAGACGAAGAGCTTTTGAGAACCAGGAATGGAGCTAACAACGCTTATTGGCTCTTCACCAG GTCAAACCCCAATAACCCTCAAGTGATTGTGCACGGCAACGCTAATACAATCTGGGCCTCAAGTTACAACGGCGCTCTCCCTTTGAAAGTCATCGTGCATGGATGGAACAACAATGGATGGAGTCCTATGAACCCTCAAATAACAGCCGCCTTCTTAGCTGTCACCAACTGCAACGTTATAGTGGTTGACTGGGGTGCTCTAGCCAACCAGCTGTACACCACAGCTGCGGCTGGCGTTCCGAGCGTCGGTCAGTCCCTTGGCAACTTCATCGTTTGGCTGAGGAACACCGCTGGAGGTGCTTGGAACAATGTGCACTTGGTCGGGTTCAGTTTAGGTGCACATGTTGTTGGAAATGCTGGACGAACGGCACGGGGATGGCCAGTAAGAGTTACAG GTCTGGATCCAGCTCTTCCTGGCTGGCGCGGAAATAGCAACGCATTGAACAACCGTGACGGCGTTTATGTGGAAACGATCCATACTGACGGCGATCTTCTTGGCATCAAGGATCCTATTGGCGATGCAAATTTTTACCCTAACGGTGGCAAAAATCCTCAGCCTGGTTGCTGGGTCAGCACTTGTTCCCATGGACGCGCTACTGAACTTTTTGCCGCTACCGTGTACCACAACCACCTAGTTGGAAGGCAATGTCCAAATATCTGGGAAGCTGAGTTGAGCACATGCTTTGGTGCTTCGTTTCATATGGGCAATGGAGATTGGAATAAACGAGG aAGCGGAATCTACCATGTGTTTACAGGAGCTAACTGGCCTTTTTGA